In one Chrysiogenia bacterium genomic region, the following are encoded:
- a CDS encoding sterol desaturase family protein yields MMLAENIRAFFNAPIARLYLVMWGAAFVLMAGEALISLVRKRHLFEWKDSLANGAMYSGYFLLSALWVPVVYLLYKWCFDHRIASLGTGTWHVGQNGLWWEWVVLILLEDLCFYIFHRVSHHTRLFWASHVTHHSSDHFNLSTAFRQTWVPQTAVIFWLPLPLLGFDPLMVMSAQTFSLFYQLFLHTQLAPRLGPLEWILNTPSHHMIHHGANEPYVNKNFGGIFIIWDRLFGTFEKASVPIRYGIDPELHSRNPLTIAFHEWLAMGRDVLKSRSPRDLWRALAG; encoded by the coding sequence ATGATGCTCGCCGAGAACATCCGCGCCTTTTTCAACGCGCCCATCGCGCGGCTCTACCTGGTCATGTGGGGCGCGGCCTTTGTTCTCATGGCGGGCGAGGCGCTCATCAGCCTCGTGCGCAAGCGGCACCTGTTCGAGTGGAAGGACTCGCTCGCCAATGGCGCGATGTATAGCGGCTACTTCCTGCTGAGCGCCCTGTGGGTGCCGGTGGTCTACCTGCTCTACAAGTGGTGCTTCGATCATCGCATCGCGAGCCTGGGCACCGGCACCTGGCACGTGGGCCAGAACGGCCTGTGGTGGGAGTGGGTGGTGCTCATCCTGCTCGAAGACCTGTGCTTCTACATCTTCCACCGGGTGAGCCACCACACGCGGCTGTTCTGGGCCTCGCACGTGACGCATCATTCCTCGGATCACTTCAACCTGAGCACCGCATTCCGCCAGACATGGGTGCCGCAGACCGCGGTGATCTTCTGGCTGCCGCTGCCGCTGCTGGGGTTCGATCCGCTCATGGTGATGAGCGCGCAGACCTTCAGTCTCTTCTACCAGCTCTTTCTGCACACCCAGCTCGCCCCGCGCCTGGGGCCGCTCGAGTGGATCCTCAACACGCCTTCCCACCACATGATCCACCACGGCGCCAACGAGCCCTACGTGAACAAGAACTTCGGCGGGATCTTCATCATCTGGGACCGGCTCTTCGGAACATTCGAGAAAGCGAGCGTGCCGATCCGCTACGGCATCGATCCCGAGCTGCACTCACGCAACCCGCTCACGATCGCGTTTCATGAATGGCTGGCCATGGGCCGGGATGTGCTGAAGAGCAGAAGCCCGCGCGATCTCTGGCGGGCGCTGGCGGGGTAG